The following coding sequences are from one Acidobacteriota bacterium window:
- a CDS encoding peptidyl-prolyl cis-trans isomerase produces the protein MSLDEFFTSARNAAGEDPKNVSPRVLSSLLDQYLDEILLERAVASARPPVTGATPTERRRAYLARRAGLDALGDAELRKDYGEHPDRYRRPALVRVSQLFFPTREAADAALKKLKDGAAWMDVSRGSSAAPNAASGGALGLLGRSDLPQEFEKAIWGLPSGGTTGILAAPHGFHIFRVEERLDARDITFEEARPGLRISLAEELSAKAVEDAIAEARKAFPVTVLEDHLPFPYVGTNPKAAAAR, from the coding sequence GTGTCCCTCGACGAGTTCTTCACGTCGGCGCGCAACGCGGCCGGCGAGGATCCGAAGAACGTCTCGCCGCGCGTCCTCTCGAGCCTCCTCGACCAGTACCTCGACGAGATCCTTCTCGAGCGCGCCGTCGCCTCCGCGCGGCCTCCCGTGACGGGTGCGACGCCGACGGAGCGGCGCCGCGCGTACCTCGCGCGCCGGGCCGGGCTCGACGCGCTCGGCGACGCGGAGCTCCGCAAGGACTACGGCGAGCACCCGGACCGTTACAGGCGTCCCGCGCTCGTGCGGGTCTCGCAGCTCTTCTTTCCGACGCGCGAGGCCGCGGACGCGGCGCTGAAGAAGCTCAAGGACGGCGCGGCGTGGATGGACGTCTCGCGCGGCTCGAGCGCGGCGCCGAACGCGGCGTCCGGAGGCGCCCTCGGCCTCCTCGGCCGGTCCGACCTGCCGCAGGAGTTCGAAAAGGCGATCTGGGGGCTGCCCTCGGGCGGCACGACGGGCATCCTCGCGGCGCCGCACGGCTTCCACATTTTCCGCGTGGAGGAGCGCCTCGACGCCCGGGACATCACGTTCGAGGAAGCCCGCCCGGGCCTCCGCATCTCGCTCGCGGAGGAGCTCAGCGCGAAGGCCGTCGAGGACGCGATCGCCGAGGCCCGCAAGGCGTTTCCGGTGACCGTCCTCGAGGACCACCTGCCGTTCCCGTACGTCGGGACGAACCCGAAAGCGGCCGCGGCCCGGTAG
- a CDS encoding CHRD domain-containing protein: protein MSRILRTVAVCAFAVLGFTAKAADEVQQSVVVMAEAYSAFLNSAQEVPTNASTATGYARVKLNEAALTIDWTIVFTGLSSAQNGSHIHGPAAIGANVGVAINFGVVGGTSGTISGSSPITPTQIAQMRSHLMYVNVHSVNFPNGEIRGQLAPRRSVDYDGDGATDLSVLRFPGGSPAPITYFNQNTTSGFQAALWGDASTDFPAPGDYDGDGKDDLAVYRAGATAGAQSTFWIRYSSDNSVHQLPWGVGGDIAVCRDYDGDGKTDVAIFRPGASPGAPATWWIMQSSNGAVRAAHWGTTGVSGTSGDTPVPEDWDGDGKADLAVYRYGGLSPNNTFLIQRSSDGGVQTQPWGNFQTDFIAPGDFDGDGKTDFVAVRTGALAASPMTWWILQSSNGAVRVQTFGISSDLVVQGDYDGDGRTDVALYRAGATVGANGTFWVFRSLSSTATATLWGLKGDFPVASYNAR from the coding sequence ATGAGCAGGATATTGCGGACCGTGGCGGTGTGCGCCTTTGCGGTGCTCGGATTCACGGCGAAGGCCGCCGATGAAGTCCAGCAGTCCGTCGTCGTCATGGCGGAGGCTTACAGCGCCTTCCTCAACAGCGCTCAGGAAGTGCCCACCAACGCGTCGACCGCGACGGGCTACGCCCGGGTGAAACTCAACGAAGCGGCGCTGACGATCGACTGGACGATCGTCTTTACCGGCCTGTCGAGCGCCCAGAACGGGTCGCACATCCACGGACCCGCGGCGATCGGCGCGAACGTGGGCGTCGCGATCAACTTCGGAGTCGTGGGCGGGACTTCGGGCACGATCTCGGGCTCGTCGCCGATCACGCCGACTCAGATCGCGCAGATGCGGTCGCATCTGATGTACGTCAACGTGCATTCGGTGAACTTTCCCAACGGCGAGATCCGGGGCCAGCTCGCGCCCCGCCGGAGCGTGGACTACGACGGCGACGGCGCGACCGACCTCAGCGTGCTGCGTTTCCCTGGCGGCTCGCCCGCACCGATCACGTACTTCAACCAGAACACGACCTCGGGGTTCCAGGCCGCCCTGTGGGGCGACGCGTCCACCGACTTCCCGGCGCCCGGGGACTACGACGGTGACGGGAAGGACGACCTCGCGGTCTACCGGGCCGGCGCGACGGCCGGCGCGCAGAGCACCTTCTGGATCCGGTACAGCAGCGACAACTCCGTCCACCAGTTGCCATGGGGTGTAGGCGGCGACATTGCGGTGTGCCGTGACTATGACGGCGACGGGAAGACCGACGTCGCCATATTTCGCCCGGGCGCGTCGCCCGGCGCGCCCGCGACCTGGTGGATCATGCAGAGTTCGAACGGCGCGGTTCGCGCCGCGCATTGGGGAACCACCGGCGTCAGTGGAACCAGCGGCGACACCCCGGTCCCCGAGGACTGGGACGGCGACGGAAAGGCGGACCTCGCCGTGTACCGGTACGGGGGGCTGTCGCCGAACAACACCTTCCTGATCCAGCGCAGCTCCGACGGCGGCGTTCAGACGCAGCCCTGGGGCAATTTCCAGACGGACTTCATCGCGCCGGGCGACTTCGACGGTGACGGCAAGACGGACTTCGTCGCGGTGCGGACGGGCGCATTGGCCGCGTCGCCTATGACCTGGTGGATCCTCCAGTCCTCAAACGGCGCGGTACGCGTCCAGACGTTCGGCATCTCTTCGGATCTCGTCGTGCAGGGTGACTACGACGGCGATGGCCGCACGGACGTCGCCCTGTACCGTGCCGGCGCAACCGTGGGCGCCAACGGCACGTTCTGGGTCTTCAGGAGCCTGTCCAGTACCGCCACCGCGACGCTCTGGGGCCTGAAGGGCGACTTCCCCGTCGCGTCGTACAACGCGCGCTGA
- a CDS encoding HRDC domain-containing protein has product MTAPTPDPLPPPAPAPLFVASEAPLAGLLARLDAAPGAPVALDTEADSFHHYYEKVCLVQVGLGVDAFLADPLAGVDLAPLFARLAARPLLLHGADYDLRLLFRGYGFRASSLFDTMIAAQLVGEKEIGLAALLAARVGVSLDKAHQRADWSERPLSPSMAAYAAADVVHLPALVASLTADLEAKGRLAWHAEECKRLAETAFPEGRAADTENDWRIKGSNGVSDKERAFVRAFWEVREARARALDRPPFRVLTNERLLAAAALAAKGERDLARLFPGQRPLPGPFAGALKGAIEAAAAVAPADWPKPRRGERAETDPALEREVDALKKARDAKAVALGLDPGVLGSRAALTAAARVKRAHGRLTPELLQAEAGLSRWRSEILAG; this is encoded by the coding sequence GTGACGGCGCCGACCCCCGATCCCCTCCCGCCTCCCGCTCCCGCGCCGCTCTTCGTCGCGTCCGAGGCGCCTCTCGCCGGGCTCCTCGCCCGCCTCGACGCGGCTCCCGGCGCGCCCGTCGCGCTCGATACGGAGGCCGATTCCTTCCACCACTACTACGAGAAGGTGTGCCTCGTGCAGGTCGGCCTCGGCGTGGACGCGTTCCTCGCGGACCCGCTCGCCGGCGTCGACCTCGCGCCGCTCTTCGCGCGGCTCGCGGCGCGCCCGCTCCTCCTGCACGGGGCCGACTACGACCTCCGCCTCCTCTTCCGCGGCTACGGCTTCCGCGCGTCGTCGCTGTTCGACACGATGATCGCGGCGCAGCTCGTCGGCGAGAAGGAGATCGGCCTCGCCGCGCTCCTCGCCGCGCGCGTCGGTGTCTCGCTCGACAAGGCGCACCAGCGCGCGGACTGGAGCGAGCGGCCGCTCTCGCCGTCGATGGCCGCGTACGCGGCGGCCGACGTCGTCCACCTGCCCGCGCTCGTCGCCTCGCTCACGGCCGACCTCGAGGCGAAGGGCCGCCTCGCGTGGCACGCGGAGGAGTGCAAGCGCCTCGCCGAGACCGCGTTCCCCGAAGGGCGCGCCGCCGACACGGAGAACGACTGGCGGATCAAGGGCTCGAACGGCGTGTCGGACAAGGAGCGCGCCTTCGTACGCGCGTTCTGGGAGGTCCGCGAGGCGCGCGCCCGCGCCCTCGACCGGCCGCCCTTCCGCGTCCTCACGAACGAGAGGCTCCTCGCGGCCGCTGCGCTCGCGGCCAAGGGCGAGCGCGATCTCGCGCGGCTCTTCCCCGGGCAACGTCCCCTCCCCGGACCGTTCGCCGGGGCGTTGAAGGGCGCGATCGAGGCCGCCGCCGCCGTGGCTCCCGCCGACTGGCCGAAACCCCGGCGCGGCGAGCGGGCCGAGACCGACCCCGCGCTCGAGCGGGAGGTGGACGCTCTCAAGAAGGCCCGCGACGCGAAGGCCGTGGCGCTCGGCCTCGACCCCGGCGTCCTCGGGTCGCGCGCGGCGCTCACCGCGGCGGCGCGTGTCAAGCGCGCGCACGGGCGGCTCACGCCGGAGCTTCTCCAGGCGGAAGCCGGCCTCTCGCGCTGGCGCTCCGAGATCCTCGCGGGCTGA
- a CDS encoding UDP-N-acetylmuramoyl-L-alanyl-D-glutamate--2,6-diaminopimelate ligase, with protein MRLSALAAEVPHTAGGAGDPDVTSITHDSRAAQPGTLFAAFPGLKVDGRRFVADAVARGAVAALGLAPAPESLAVPYLAVENPRRAAGLMAALLAGRPAARLVTAGVTGTSGKTTTAFLVDRLLGARHARRGLFGTIAYRGAGGDAAAVPSAHTTPEATELQPMLGALVAGGGTAATLECSSHALVLERLAGCAFDVALFLNLSHEHLDFHANMDDYFEAKARLFGLLKPEGCAVVNLGDQYGRRLASRLVANRTVGFLLEGEEGTEQTRPAALAGAVALAAAAAGETGLLATVVGRPTLGLTGTHLDVEVNAPFTFKENLLFSINSPLLGRPNAENLLAAAAAGIALGFTPAEIASSLSSVSVVPGRLERIENSRELTVLVDYAHKPAALEGVLKTVRPLAAAGGGRVHVVFGCGGDRDKAKRPVMGRIAAQLADDVVVTSDNPRSENPDTIIAEILGGIPAGTDVAAVADRRAAIAEALRRARPGDVVLVAGKGHETEQVIGGVAHPFDDRAALRTLLAGEAGR; from the coding sequence GTGAGGCTCTCCGCGCTCGCCGCCGAGGTCCCGCACACGGCCGGGGGCGCCGGGGACCCGGACGTCACGTCCATCACGCACGACTCGCGCGCCGCGCAGCCGGGGACGCTCTTCGCCGCGTTCCCGGGCCTGAAGGTGGACGGCCGCCGGTTCGTCGCCGACGCCGTCGCGCGCGGCGCCGTTGCGGCGCTCGGACTCGCGCCCGCGCCGGAGAGCCTCGCCGTGCCGTATCTCGCCGTCGAGAACCCGCGGCGGGCGGCGGGCCTCATGGCCGCGCTCCTCGCGGGCCGGCCGGCGGCGCGTCTCGTGACGGCGGGCGTCACCGGCACGAGCGGGAAGACGACGACGGCGTTTCTCGTGGACCGCCTCCTCGGGGCGCGCCACGCGCGGCGCGGCCTCTTCGGGACGATCGCGTACCGCGGCGCCGGCGGCGACGCGGCGGCGGTCCCGTCGGCGCACACGACGCCGGAGGCCACGGAGCTCCAGCCCATGCTCGGCGCGCTCGTGGCGGGCGGCGGCACGGCCGCGACGCTGGAATGCTCGTCGCACGCCCTCGTCCTCGAGCGCCTCGCCGGCTGTGCGTTCGACGTCGCGCTCTTCCTGAACCTCTCGCACGAACACCTCGACTTCCACGCGAACATGGACGACTACTTCGAGGCGAAGGCGCGGCTCTTCGGGCTCCTGAAGCCCGAAGGATGCGCCGTCGTGAATCTCGGAGACCAATATGGAAGACGGCTCGCGAGTCGGCTTGTTGCGAATCGAACCGTCGGATTTCTCTTAGAAGGTGAAGAGGGGACGGAGCAGACGCGGCCGGCGGCGCTCGCGGGTGCGGTCGCGCTGGCTGCCGCGGCGGCGGGCGAGACCGGTCTCCTCGCGACGGTTGTCGGGCGCCCGACGCTCGGGTTGACCGGGACGCACCTCGACGTCGAGGTGAATGCCCCATTCACCTTCAAGGAAAATCTTCTCTTCAGCATCAATTCCCCTCTTCTCGGAAGACCGAATGCCGAGAACCTCCTCGCCGCGGCGGCGGCGGGGATCGCGCTGGGCTTCACGCCCGCGGAGATCGCGTCCTCGCTCTCGTCGGTCTCCGTCGTCCCCGGCCGTCTCGAGCGCATCGAAAACTCGCGCGAGCTGACCGTTCTCGTCGACTACGCGCACAAGCCGGCCGCCCTCGAGGGCGTGCTGAAGACCGTCCGCCCGCTCGCCGCGGCCGGCGGCGGGCGCGTCCACGTCGTCTTCGGCTGCGGCGGCGACCGCGACAAGGCCAAGCGGCCCGTCATGGGCCGCATCGCCGCCCAGCTCGCCGACGACGTCGTCGTCACGTCGGACAACCCGCGATCGGAGAACCCCGACACGATCATCGCGGAAATCCTGGGCGGCATCCCGGCCGGCACCGACGTTGCGGCCGTCGCCGACCGCCGGGCCGCGATCGCCGAGGCCCTCCGTCGCGCGCGACCGGGCGACGTCGTCCTCGTCGCGGGCAAGGGCCACGAGACCGAGCAGGTCATCGGAGGAGTCGCTCACCCGTTCGACGACCGCGCCGCGCTGCGCACGCTGCTGGCGGGGGAGGCGGGCCGATGA
- a CDS encoding peptidylprolyl isomerase: protein MTSNRPFFRPLGAAALALAALAQAFPLSASEVVNRILIHVNSRIITQSQFDARMDQSIRESAAPPTPAQRETLKKSVMEELVNEALLEDRAKELDLITTDQEIEDQIKRLKEQNNVKTDEEFTKSLAASGLTIDRLRDQLRRSQTLQRVVGREVQAKVDLSDDALRLIYEREKETWRVPEKAHLAEILISKGDDPAAAARRAKEASDLLKGGAKFEAVVKEFSDGGTKSKGGDLGVVAKGELAADIDKAVFSLPVGAVSDPIQTKFGWHLVKVIEKAPVSYKAFGEVKADLLKREQDTQFQKKLAEYLDKLKRDAVIRVNPEAQAYFTPPPPPPGFSQAAGPTIFDQAAGVAGVGTGPVTKASHDPVIEITPTVGWRWGGTTSESVTSYIEKIGVPNSLSWGLTFEYVITPWGSLEALWSHQNTTLTAQFAAGTVGYDDKLSHLNVDTFQIGGMWMSGDASNKARLYFDILFGATVLTPSPEFNTIWRFSASVGGGIKYYFADHFGLRAGARWMPVYINSSASGGGYCDPIYGCYAWYGTNYLNQGDAYGGLIVRF, encoded by the coding sequence GTGACGTCAAATCGGCCCTTTTTCAGACCGCTCGGCGCGGCGGCCCTCGCGCTTGCCGCCCTTGCGCAGGCATTTCCCCTCTCCGCCAGCGAGGTCGTGAACCGGATCCTCATCCACGTGAACTCGCGGATCATCACGCAGAGCCAGTTCGACGCCCGGATGGACCAGAGCATCCGCGAGAGCGCCGCCCCCCCGACCCCGGCGCAGCGCGAGACCCTCAAGAAGAGCGTCATGGAGGAGCTCGTCAACGAGGCGCTCCTCGAGGACCGGGCCAAGGAGCTCGACCTCATCACGACGGACCAGGAGATCGAGGATCAGATCAAGCGGCTCAAGGAGCAGAACAACGTCAAGACCGACGAGGAGTTCACCAAGAGCCTCGCGGCGTCGGGCCTGACGATCGACCGCCTGCGCGACCAGCTCCGCCGCTCGCAGACGCTCCAGCGCGTCGTCGGGCGCGAGGTGCAGGCGAAGGTCGACCTCTCGGACGACGCGCTTCGGCTCATCTACGAGCGCGAGAAGGAGACGTGGCGGGTTCCGGAGAAGGCGCACCTCGCCGAGATCCTGATCTCGAAGGGCGACGACCCCGCGGCCGCGGCCCGCCGGGCCAAGGAGGCGTCGGACCTGCTGAAGGGCGGCGCGAAGTTCGAGGCCGTCGTGAAGGAATTTTCCGACGGCGGCACGAAGAGCAAGGGCGGCGACCTGGGAGTCGTCGCGAAGGGCGAGCTCGCGGCCGACATCGACAAGGCCGTCTTCTCGCTCCCCGTCGGCGCCGTGTCCGACCCGATCCAGACGAAGTTCGGCTGGCATCTCGTGAAGGTCATCGAGAAGGCGCCCGTGTCGTACAAGGCGTTCGGCGAGGTGAAAGCCGACCTCCTCAAGCGCGAGCAGGACACCCAGTTCCAGAAAAAGCTCGCGGAGTACCTCGACAAGCTCAAGCGGGACGCCGTCATTCGCGTGAACCCCGAGGCGCAGGCTTACTTCACGCCTCCACCTCCGCCCCCGGGCTTCTCGCAGGCCGCCGGCCCCACCATCTTCGACCAGGCCGCCGGCGTGGCCGGCGTCGGCACGGGCCCGGTCACGAAGGCGTCGCACGACCCCGTCATCGAGATCACGCCGACGGTCGGCTGGCGCTGGGGCGGCACGACGTCGGAGTCCGTGACGTCCTACATCGAGAAGATCGGCGTCCCGAACTCGCTGAGCTGGGGCCTGACGTTCGAGTACGTGATCACGCCGTGGGGCTCTCTCGAGGCGCTCTGGAGCCACCAGAACACGACGCTCACGGCGCAGTTCGCCGCGGGCACCGTCGGGTACGACGACAAGCTCTCCCACCTGAACGTCGACACGTTCCAGATCGGCGGCATGTGGATGTCGGGCGACGCGAGCAACAAGGCCCGCCTCTACTTCGACATTCTCTTCGGCGCCACGGTGCTCACGCCGTCGCCCGAGTTCAACACGATCTGGCGGTTCTCGGCGAGCGTCGGCGGCGGCATCAAGTACTACTTCGCCGACCACTTCGGGCTGCGCGCCGGAGCGCGGTGGATGCCCGTCTACATCAACTCGTCCGCCAGCGGCGGCGGGTACTGCGATCCCATCTACGGCTGCTACGCCTGGTACGGCACGAACTACCTGAACCAGGGCGACGCCTACGGCGGCCTCATCGTGAGGTTCTGA
- the rsmH gene encoding 16S rRNA (cytosine(1402)-N(4))-methyltransferase RsmH, which yields MEGERAGHVPVLLREVVDALRPEGGGVFVDATLGLGGHAEGLLEASPLVRIVGIDRDPEALAIAKERLARFGDRLVTVQGRHEDVAAHLDALGIDRVAGVLADLGVSSMQIDRAERGFSFMKDGPLDMRMGPDGPTAADLVATASKDELTRIFREWGEERMAGPIARRVVEAREKAPIRTTGEMRGLVLRALGPRREKHKDPATRVFQALRIATNRELVELERFLDDAIARLALGARLSVLSYHSLEDRIVKHAFQRHTAGCTCPPSFPVCVCSRRRVMALVTKKAIRPTLAELGENPRARSARLRVLERVAEETGPLTPPR from the coding sequence ATGGAAGGAGAACGCGCGGGTCACGTCCCCGTCCTCCTCCGTGAGGTCGTCGACGCTCTCCGGCCGGAGGGCGGCGGCGTGTTCGTCGACGCGACACTCGGCCTGGGCGGACACGCGGAGGGCCTGCTCGAGGCGTCGCCCCTCGTGCGGATCGTGGGGATCGACCGCGATCCCGAGGCGCTCGCCATCGCGAAAGAGCGCCTCGCGCGCTTCGGGGACCGCCTCGTCACCGTCCAGGGCCGGCACGAGGACGTCGCCGCGCATCTCGACGCGCTCGGGATCGACCGGGTGGCCGGCGTCCTCGCGGACCTCGGCGTGTCGTCGATGCAGATCGACCGCGCCGAGCGGGGGTTCTCGTTCATGAAGGACGGACCGCTCGACATGCGAATGGGACCGGACGGCCCGACGGCCGCGGACCTCGTCGCGACCGCCTCGAAAGACGAACTGACGCGGATTTTCCGCGAATGGGGGGAAGAGCGCATGGCCGGACCGATCGCGCGACGGGTCGTGGAAGCGCGGGAGAAGGCTCCCATCCGGACCACCGGCGAGATGCGGGGCCTCGTCCTCCGGGCGCTCGGCCCGCGCCGGGAAAAGCACAAGGACCCCGCGACGCGCGTCTTCCAGGCCCTCCGCATCGCCACGAACCGCGAGCTCGTCGAGCTCGAGCGCTTCCTCGACGACGCGATCGCGCGCCTCGCGCTCGGCGCGCGGCTCTCGGTCCTGTCGTACCACTCGCTCGAGGACCGCATCGTCAAGCACGCCTTCCAGCGCCACACGGCCGGCTGCACGTGCCCGCCGTCGTTCCCCGTGTGCGTCTGTTCGCGCCGCCGCGTGATGGCGCTCGTCACGAAGAAGGCCATCCGCCCCACGCTCGCCGAGCTCGGTGAGAACCCGCGCGCCCGCTCGGCGCGCCTCCGCGTCCTCGAGCGCGTCGCCGAGGAGACCGGTCCTCTGACGCCGCCGCGTTAG
- a CDS encoding division/cell wall cluster transcriptional repressor MraZ → MDRLRGSAETTVDEKGRFKVPAVFREPVEDTFGPEFFLTSISGADVLIFPMPVWNALEEKLAAMPAIHRAKAKFQERFNTFGQTVRMDTQGRLLVPSLLREVSGLSGDALVLGQTDHLRLVDRARHLKTLKTATITDEDYDELARHLV, encoded by the coding sequence ATGGACCGCCTCCGGGGCAGCGCCGAGACGACCGTGGACGAGAAGGGCCGCTTCAAGGTCCCGGCCGTCTTCCGCGAGCCGGTCGAGGACACGTTCGGCCCGGAGTTCTTCCTGACGTCGATCTCGGGCGCCGACGTCCTGATCTTCCCGATGCCGGTCTGGAATGCGCTCGAGGAAAAGCTGGCCGCGATGCCGGCGATCCACCGCGCGAAGGCGAAATTCCAGGAACGCTTCAACACGTTCGGACAGACGGTGAGGATGGACACGCAGGGCCGCCTCCTCGTGCCGTCGCTCCTGCGCGAGGTATCGGGCCTCTCGGGCGACGCGCTCGTCCTGGGGCAGACCGACCATCTCCGCCTCGTCGACCGCGCCCGCCATCTCAAGACGCTCAAGACGGCCACGATCACTGATGAGGACTACGACGAACTCGCACGCCATCTCGTCTGA
- a CDS encoding cell division protein FtsL: protein MAYAVRRPVENVYLVRERDRHRSRELFGFALAAVPPVIVLFVAIWANVKTVELGYQIAKVAKRREALLETKRKLEMDRAQAAALSRVEDVSRRTLGLVPPTLDQVVLVKDAALAPAPPPARPPAARREAP from the coding sequence ATGGCCTACGCGGTCCGTCGCCCCGTCGAAAACGTCTACCTGGTCCGGGAGCGCGACCGCCACCGGTCGCGCGAGCTCTTCGGATTCGCGCTCGCCGCCGTGCCGCCCGTCATCGTGCTGTTCGTCGCGATCTGGGCGAACGTCAAGACGGTCGAGCTCGGCTACCAGATCGCCAAGGTCGCCAAGAGACGGGAGGCGCTTCTCGAGACGAAGCGCAAGCTCGAGATGGACCGCGCCCAGGCGGCCGCGCTCTCGCGGGTCGAGGACGTCTCCAGGCGGACGCTCGGACTCGTGCCCCCGACGCTCGACCAGGTCGTGCTCGTGAAGGACGCGGCGCTCGCTCCGGCGCCTCCGCCCGCGCGGCCGCCCGCCGCGCGCCGGGAGGCGCCCTGA
- a CDS encoding transpeptidase family protein — protein sequence MGLWILGLLVRLVDLQVVRQHEFARRAKKQQERVTELAPRRGTIEDADGKPLAVNARADSVFATPSDVEDPVAEAALLASIFKLTPPLAKDLERKLASDKEFVWVWRRASNVDADRVRKLVAEKRLPGVSLVPESVRRYPEGPLAAAVLGYVGTEDHGLGGLEFRYDSEVRGRPVTVTLLKDAARRSYAARTRAGGEAPAEGIEGASLRLTLRSAIQHAAERELARVAAELHPKSASAIVLDPATGAVLALASWPPFDPNRFGDSDAEARKCRPLTDAYEPGSTFKIVAAGAALDGGTIGLDDPVDCGGGTLTIGSTTIHEHGGKGWSALTIGDILAHSSNIGIAHVALGLGRGPFYKAMRSFGFGQKTGIELEGETAGLLKETAQWSALSLPTMAFGQEIGVTVLQMSRAYAAIANGGVLPTLHVVDGVKRSGSAEFRSIPRPEPPRILSEATARQMRRLLARVVEMGTGKAAAIPGYAAAGKTGTAQKAIPGAGYSKEKYVASFIGFVPADAPRVVIAVVVDEPRGKTYGGDVAAPVFSQIGAEVMRVLRVAPQRPDGARSPILTADLSAGAANASMGAQLAAAGVVPAANRSGHDIDEDAVPDLSGKSARDAVRALALRGVAARLQGSGFVVSQDPPAGAPISRGTTCALVLAPAGSRAAEGGMP from the coding sequence GTGGGGCTGTGGATCCTCGGACTCCTCGTGCGCCTCGTGGACCTGCAGGTCGTGCGCCAGCACGAGTTCGCCCGCCGGGCGAAGAAGCAGCAGGAGCGCGTCACCGAGCTCGCGCCGCGCCGCGGCACGATCGAGGACGCGGACGGCAAGCCCCTCGCCGTGAACGCCCGCGCGGACTCGGTCTTCGCGACCCCGTCGGACGTCGAGGACCCGGTGGCCGAGGCCGCGCTCCTCGCCTCGATCTTCAAGCTGACGCCGCCGCTGGCGAAGGACCTCGAGAGGAAGCTCGCCTCGGACAAGGAGTTCGTGTGGGTCTGGCGGCGCGCGTCGAACGTCGACGCGGACCGCGTGCGCAAGCTCGTGGCCGAAAAGCGGCTGCCGGGCGTCTCGCTCGTCCCCGAGTCGGTGCGCCGTTACCCCGAGGGGCCGCTCGCCGCGGCCGTCCTCGGCTACGTCGGGACGGAGGACCACGGCCTCGGCGGCCTCGAGTTCCGGTACGACTCGGAGGTGCGCGGCCGGCCCGTCACGGTGACGCTCCTGAAGGACGCGGCGCGGCGTTCCTATGCGGCGCGCACGCGCGCCGGCGGCGAGGCTCCCGCCGAAGGCATCGAGGGAGCGTCCCTCCGCCTCACGCTGCGCTCCGCGATCCAGCACGCAGCCGAGCGCGAGCTCGCGCGCGTCGCGGCCGAGCTCCATCCGAAGAGCGCCTCCGCGATCGTCCTCGACCCCGCGACGGGCGCCGTTCTCGCGCTCGCGTCGTGGCCGCCGTTCGACCCGAACCGGTTCGGGGACTCCGACGCCGAGGCGCGCAAGTGCCGCCCGCTCACGGACGCGTACGAGCCCGGGTCGACGTTCAAGATCGTCGCGGCGGGCGCGGCGCTCGACGGCGGGACCATCGGCCTCGACGACCCGGTCGACTGCGGCGGCGGGACGCTCACGATCGGCTCGACGACCATTCACGAGCACGGCGGCAAGGGCTGGAGCGCGCTCACGATCGGCGACATCCTCGCGCACTCCTCGAACATCGGGATCGCGCACGTGGCGCTCGGCCTCGGGCGCGGGCCGTTCTACAAGGCGATGCGCAGCTTCGGGTTCGGCCAGAAGACGGGCATCGAGCTCGAGGGCGAAACGGCGGGCCTCCTCAAGGAGACGGCGCAGTGGAGCGCGCTCTCCCTTCCGACGATGGCGTTCGGGCAGGAGATCGGCGTCACCGTCCTCCAGATGTCCCGCGCGTACGCCGCGATCGCGAACGGCGGCGTCCTGCCGACGCTGCACGTCGTCGACGGCGTGAAACGGAGCGGATCCGCGGAGTTCCGGAGCATTCCGCGCCCCGAGCCGCCCCGCATTCTCAGCGAGGCCACGGCACGCCAGATGCGACGGCTCCTCGCGAGGGTCGTCGAGATGGGAACGGGAAAAGCAGCCGCCATTCCAGGTTACGCCGCCGCCGGCAAGACGGGAACCGCCCAGAAGGCGATCCCCGGCGCGGGCTACTCGAAGGAAAAGTACGTCGCGTCGTTCATCGGCTTCGTGCCGGCGGACGCGCCGCGCGTCGTCATCGCGGTCGTCGTGGACGAGCCGCGCGGGAAGACGTACGGCGGCGACGTCGCGGCGCCCGTCTTCTCGCAGATCGGCGCCGAGGTCATGCGCGTCCTCAGGGTGGCGCCGCAGCGTCCGGACGGCGCTCGCTCGCCCATCCTCACCGCGGATCTCTCGGCCGGCGCCGCGAACGCCTCCATGGGCGCGCAGCTCGCGGCCGCGGGCGTCGTCCCCGCCGCGAACCGCAGCGGGCACGACATTGACGAGGACGCCGTGCCGGATCTCTCGGGCAAGAGCGCACGCGACGCGGTGCGTGCGCTCGCCCTGCGCGGCGTCGCGGCGCGGCTCCAGGGCTCGGGCTTCGTCGTCTCGCAGGACCCTCCGGCGGGCGCCCCGATCTCCCGCGGCACGACGTGCGCGCTCGTCCTCGCGCCGGCCGGGAGCCGGGCGGCCGAGGGAGGGATGCCGTGA